Proteins encoded together in one bacterium window:
- a CDS encoding MotA/TolQ/ExbB proton channel family protein → MFSLFKSPIWHLIGISDWISKYVILLGLFILSVVCIAIVIYKTMLFVEQKKQMNGLMRRIKNAKNLQDMAILAHEFKKCVGGKFLERSLLQLKTILERKQHPTQPSDQVTRLTPKEFERLELFLAQEVGNLIHEEEQYLPILATSATASPLIGLFGTIWGLIHSFVSISQEKAADISVVAPGIAAALLTTLAGLIVAIPAMIAFHYFSHQLRALDVELENIHDLFLMQITQQFMS, encoded by the coding sequence ATGTTTTCATTATTCAAGTCACCAATCTGGCATTTGATCGGCATTTCAGACTGGATTAGTAAATACGTTATTCTGCTCGGCCTTTTTATTCTTTCAGTCGTTTGTATTGCCATTGTTATTTATAAAACCATGTTGTTTGTTGAACAAAAAAAACAGATGAATGGCCTTATGCGCCGCATCAAAAATGCAAAAAATTTACAAGACATGGCAATCCTTGCGCATGAATTTAAAAAATGCGTGGGGGGGAAATTTTTGGAACGCAGCCTGTTGCAGCTCAAAACAATCCTTGAAAGAAAACAACATCCAACACAACCAAGCGATCAAGTCACGCGTTTAACACCAAAAGAGTTTGAACGCTTAGAATTATTTTTAGCACAAGAAGTTGGCAACTTGATTCATGAAGAAGAACAGTACTTGCCGATTTTGGCAACCAGCGCTACCGCATCACCGTTGATCGGTTTGTTTGGCACCATCTGGGGCCTCATTCATTCGTTTGTCAGCATCAGCCAAGAAAAAGCAGCAGACATTTCTGTTGTTGCTCCCGGCATTGCAGCAGCATTACTCACTACGTTGGCGGGCTTGATCGTTGCCATTCCAGCCATGATTGCGTTTCATTATTTTTCGCATCAGTTGCGCGCGCTTGACGTTGAACTTGAAAACATCCACGATCTTTTTTTGATGCAAATTACGCAACAATTTATGTCATAA
- a CDS encoding PD40 domain-containing protein: protein MKKIIIIIAIIDFFSRSAYAVSLNGTSSLVYQSTLYSPAKNDSVTGFVRLNAGFNPPLRGAVIMDSIISVSGPISGTEFNSTVTLNGDMRLSSKASISNAFDISGHGNTITLEGDMTLPQNQIIALRTDTIIDGNGNTLTFDNRSQLLIENNVTLTLKNLHLRTTRSPFARPCVRAQNETSILALDNVTLALSDDFDWRTGRMYFHHNVRITGTNCFSYRSRVPSYITSGALLTFDPATTLYYNPCSTAKDLIRLVDQSSGLFFNNATLQTTHTGMTLSKGNLWLDNQVSISTKANTKFLGITQKATVAYGTTVHALDWRHDNAFLAVGGTGPTNSNEFHVYSWNGSTLTLITSVNYGTRVASVAWSPSGRFVAIGGWSPSASPGATLETKIYRFDGTTLTLICGFNFRADHASAGVNSLSWRPDEGYIALCGGSNVSTDVQILKFTGVSLTSVATDSFLGDATNPVNGITWTSDGAFIAATGGISGNDTRIYQFTGGAITAGGDESVDTSTGVPFALAFRPDNLFLAISAVNPSGAGGSTNNLKIFSWNGSTLNSITGAAFTSNTTDGIRSLKWSPDGQYILLCGTNPNTGTGLNNELQIWSFDGTSLTFITGIDSAANATGAGGFAVAWSPDGQYIAYGGDTDVDIQVYQVFYTYEPKTQALSNGLTFGNAAEGSNSNLSVNLFSNARVEVAGALVDESV, encoded by the coding sequence ATGAAAAAAATTATTATTATCATTGCCATTATCGACTTTTTTTCACGCTCTGCTTATGCCGTTAGTTTAAATGGCACCAGCTCGCTGGTATACCAGAGCACTCTTTACTCGCCAGCGAAAAACGACTCGGTAACTGGGTTTGTTCGACTCAACGCCGGTTTCAATCCGCCACTGCGCGGAGCAGTCATCATGGACAGCATTATCTCTGTATCCGGTCCCATTTCAGGTACTGAGTTCAACAGCACGGTAACGCTCAACGGCGACATGCGACTTTCATCGAAGGCCAGTATTAGCAATGCATTTGACATTAGCGGACATGGCAACACTATCACACTTGAAGGAGATATGACTCTCCCCCAAAATCAAATCATCGCTCTTAGAACCGATACTATTATTGATGGCAACGGCAACACGTTAACATTTGATAATCGCTCACAATTATTAATCGAAAACAATGTAACACTCACCTTGAAAAACTTGCATCTTCGCACAACTCGTTCACCATTTGCCCGCCCATGCGTTCGCGCACAAAATGAAACAAGTATACTTGCATTGGACAACGTAACATTGGCGCTCTCTGACGATTTTGATTGGAGAACTGGTCGTATGTATTTTCATCACAACGTACGCATTACCGGCACCAACTGCTTTTCATATCGCTCCCGCGTACCAAGTTACATAACATCAGGCGCGTTACTAACCTTCGATCCAGCAACTACCCTCTACTATAACCCATGCTCAACCGCGAAAGATTTAATTCGCTTGGTAGACCAAAGCTCAGGCCTTTTTTTCAACAATGCAACGCTCCAAACAACACACACCGGCATGACACTCAGCAAAGGTAACCTCTGGTTGGACAACCAAGTAAGCATTAGCACCAAAGCCAATACCAAATTTTTAGGCATAACACAAAAAGCAACCGTAGCTTATGGAACAACGGTACACGCACTCGATTGGCGTCATGATAATGCATTTTTAGCTGTTGGCGGAACAGGCCCAACTAATAGTAATGAATTCCACGTTTATAGCTGGAATGGTTCAACACTTACCTTAATCACCAGTGTCAACTATGGGACAAGAGTCGCAAGCGTTGCCTGGAGCCCTTCAGGCAGATTTGTAGCTATTGGCGGATGGAGCCCTTCAGCCTCTCCTGGCGCAACTCTAGAAACTAAAATTTATCGGTTTGATGGCACAACACTTACTCTTATCTGTGGCTTTAACTTTAGAGCAGATCATGCCTCCGCTGGTGTAAATAGCCTCTCCTGGCGACCCGATGAAGGATACATTGCCTTATGCGGTGGTTCAAACGTCTCTACTGATGTTCAAATTTTAAAATTTACTGGTGTATCACTCACATCAGTTGCAACCGATTCATTTCTCGGTGACGCCACTAACCCAGTTAACGGCATTACATGGACTTCTGATGGCGCCTTCATTGCAGCCACAGGAGGCATTAGTGGCAACGATACACGCATCTATCAGTTTACTGGCGGCGCTATAACCGCAGGAGGCGATGAAAGTGTAGATACCTCTACGGGAGTCCCCTTCGCTCTTGCATTCAGACCAGACAATCTATTTTTAGCAATCAGTGCCGTTAACCCTAGCGGTGCCGGGGGCTCAACTAACAATCTTAAAATTTTCTCATGGAATGGATCAACCTTAAATTCAATTACCGGCGCTGCCTTTACCTCCAACACTACCGATGGCATACGTTCACTCAAATGGAGTCCTGATGGTCAATACATTCTCTTGTGCGGCACCAACCCTAACACTGGTACAGGCCTGAATAATGAATTACAAATTTGGTCATTTGACGGCACTTCTCTTACCTTCATAACCGGCATTGACTCTGCAGCTAATGCTACTGGTGCGGGTGGTTTTGCTGTTGCCTGGAGTCCTGATGGCCAATACATTGCCTACGGAGGAGACACCGACGTTGATATCCAAGTCTACCAAGTTTTTTACACATACGAGCCAAAAACACAAGCACTAAGTAACGGCCTCACTTTTGGCAATGCAGCCGAAGGCAGCAACTCTAATCTTTCAGTCAATTTGTTCAGCAATGCACGCGTTGAAGTTGCCGGCGCGCTCGTAGATGAATCTGTTTAA